One window of Clostridia bacterium genomic DNA carries:
- a CDS encoding O-antigen ligase family protein, with protein sequence MYDKVFTGMCEEQKAEINLSDLAGQGMNNTLNRFHLMLLRIFVVLYMGLIYLVPNLFPDKIKFIILAVVAVILFFTFVFIRDLFCEKYFFGGNILFFILLYIQEIVMSVVTYRQSFIDTVTEGKYYLLMLSYFIMACYLKKDGNYHKLYGMIVVFSAVLSVFYIVYYLFLSYFDLQILPLGYDERFGGYRVTAFAYIINSGTLLALGVYLNPGFKLRYRAACLFVFAAGLFELIVVQKTRAALVMELVCILCMIVFAFRKRIGNLIITGIVAAVIVAALVNTPLFKSYMDSVSNEDTSVSVRLEEVDFYLSQVKESPLYGMGFIKNMEDRETYALLRGQDKMFYREDVGIVGFVNTFGVLGLLWYLWLVIKLSAGLILSFRLQKGNSLTGLIGVAVLIILSSATLIITDSSRIAIFPVILALIDSVYAKSSMKEQAEHIIYP encoded by the coding sequence ATGTATGATAAGGTTTTTACGGGTATGTGTGAAGAACAAAAAGCTGAAATAAATTTAAGTGATTTAGCCGGGCAGGGTATGAACAACACACTGAATAGATTTCATTTGATGCTGTTGAGAATTTTTGTTGTACTTTATATGGGGTTGATATATCTAGTCCCCAATTTGTTTCCGGACAAAATAAAGTTTATTATACTTGCGGTAGTGGCAGTTATTTTGTTTTTTACATTCGTTTTTATCAGAGATCTTTTCTGTGAAAAGTATTTCTTCGGTGGAAATATTCTGTTTTTTATCTTGCTGTACATACAGGAAATTGTCATGAGTGTTGTGACATACAGACAGTCTTTTATTGATACGGTTACTGAAGGGAAATATTATCTTCTCATGCTTTCCTACTTCATTATGGCCTGTTACTTGAAAAAAGACGGAAATTACCACAAATTATATGGGATGATAGTTGTATTTTCTGCGGTTTTGTCGGTATTTTACATCGTATACTACCTTTTTTTATCATATTTTGATTTGCAGATACTTCCACTGGGATATGATGAGAGATTTGGCGGATACAGGGTCACCGCGTTTGCATATATTATAAATTCCGGTACTCTGCTTGCCTTAGGGGTATATCTCAATCCCGGATTTAAACTGAGGTACAGAGCAGCATGCCTGTTTGTTTTTGCGGCAGGACTGTTTGAACTGATTGTAGTTCAGAAGACAAGAGCTGCATTGGTAATGGAACTGGTATGTATTTTGTGCATGATTGTTTTTGCATTCAGGAAAAGAATCGGTAATCTGATAATTACGGGTATTGTTGCAGCCGTTATTGTAGCTGCCCTTGTAAATACTCCTTTGTTTAAATCATATATGGACTCTGTCAGCAACGAGGATACCAGTGTATCGGTCCGCCTTGAAGAAGTTGATTTTTACCTTTCACAGGTAAAGGAAAGTCCTCTTTACGGCATGGGATTTATAAAAAATATGGAAGATAGGGAAACATATGCATTACTGAGAGGGCAGGATAAGATGTTTTACAGGGAAGATGTGGGAATAGTCGGATTTGTAAACACATTTGGTGTTTTAGGCTTACTGTGGTACTTATGGTTGGTAATTAAATTGTCTGCAGGATTAATATTATCTTTCCGCCTGCAGAAGGGCAACTCACTTACGGGGCTGATAGGTGTGGCAGTCCTTATCATATTGTCTTCGGCGACACTGATCATAACAGATTCAAGCAGGATTGCCATTTTTCCTGTAATACTGGCGCTTATAGATTCTGTGTATGCAAAAAGCAGTATGAAAGAGCAGGCAGAGCATATTATTTATCCATAA
- a CDS encoding UDP-glucose/GDP-mannose dehydrogenase family protein: MFPRVAIFGTGYVGLVSGVCLADFGLSVICADIDGKKVDLLKNGMVPIYEPGLDVFLDRNIKAGRIQFTTDLKYAIEESDVLFIAVGTPTGEDGSADLRYVYKVAEDIGTYMNGYKVVVDKSTVPVGTGQEVKKMIRKVLDARAAAYEFDVVSNPEFLREGKALQDFTHPDRVVIGVESEKAAEIMKKVYRPLYLNETPFIYTNIETAEMIKYACNAFLATKITFINEIANLCEKVGANVQEVAKGMGRDGRINPKFLHAGPGYGGSCFPKDTKALVSIAEKYKVTMSIVKSVIESNERQKHLVTQKLTGILGDLKGKTIGVLGLAFKPETDDIRDAPSITVIRDLINNGALIRAYDPQAMKEAKRMFEDSFENITFCKHAYDTAEGVDAILIITEWHEFRNMDLILLRKIMNNNIFYDTRNIYPKKEVEEMGFTYIGTGA, translated from the coding sequence ATGTTCCCGAGGGTAGCGATTTTTGGAACCGGCTATGTAGGTTTGGTTTCCGGTGTGTGTCTTGCCGATTTTGGCTTAAGCGTAATCTGTGCTGACATTGACGGTAAGAAGGTTGATTTGTTGAAAAACGGTATGGTTCCTATTTATGAGCCGGGGCTTGATGTATTTCTTGACAGGAATATTAAAGCAGGAAGGATTCAATTTACAACAGATTTAAAGTATGCCATTGAAGAGTCGGATGTTTTGTTCATAGCGGTGGGAACTCCTACCGGTGAGGATGGAAGTGCAGATCTGCGCTATGTATATAAAGTAGCAGAAGATATAGGCACTTATATGAACGGTTATAAGGTTGTTGTTGATAAAAGTACGGTTCCTGTAGGCACAGGGCAGGAAGTAAAGAAAATGATCAGAAAGGTGCTTGATGCAAGGGCTGCAGCTTATGAATTTGATGTAGTTTCAAATCCGGAATTTCTGCGGGAAGGCAAAGCATTGCAGGATTTTACCCATCCTGACAGGGTGGTAATCGGAGTAGAAAGTGAAAAAGCTGCGGAGATAATGAAAAAAGTATACAGACCTCTGTACCTTAATGAAACACCTTTTATCTATACAAATATTGAAACTGCAGAAATGATCAAATATGCATGCAATGCATTTCTGGCAACCAAGATAACATTTATAAATGAAATTGCAAACCTATGTGAAAAAGTAGGTGCAAATGTACAGGAAGTAGCAAAGGGTATGGGCAGGGATGGCCGTATAAACCCTAAATTCCTGCATGCTGGACCAGGTTATGGTGGAAGCTGCTTCCCCAAGGATACCAAAGCCCTTGTGAGCATTGCAGAAAAGTACAAAGTAACTATGTCTATTGTAAAATCGGTCATTGAATCAAATGAAAGGCAGAAACATCTGGTAACGCAAAAACTAACCGGTATTTTAGGGGACCTGAAAGGAAAAACTATAGGGGTTTTGGGACTTGCATTCAAACCGGAGACCGATGATATAAGGGATGCACCTTCTATCACGGTAATAAGGGATCTAATTAATAACGGAGCTTTAATAAGAGCTTATGATCCGCAAGCTATGAAGGAAGCAAAGAGGATGTTTGAGGACAGTTTTGAAAACATTACCTTTTGCAAGCATGCTTATGATACAGCAGAGGGTGTAGATGCAATCTTAATAATAACCGAATGGCATGAATTCAGAAATATGGATTTGATTCTGCTTAGAAAAATCATGAACAACAATATATTCTATGATACAAGGAACATCTACCCTAAGAAGGAAGTAGAGGAGATGGGCTTTACGTATATCGGAACAGGGGCTTAG
- a CDS encoding DUF4038 domain-containing protein: MKKAFLSKLIFRLVMSALLIMCISGISMFQVPVLANTAKKEAASSITMESGNGYGIVNKVIKNIQQWHVAEVTLKSGKKYGNPFKDVEIYAVFSAPDETIIELPGFWDGGNTWKVRFAPTQTGTWTYTVYCTDKKNKELDNQMGKIECVKNTSTLSIYKHGFIRASNNRRLFSYNDGTPFFWLGDTHWGMTESLDKTNYPRATIPSQFKHIVNDRIKKGFTVYQAYPSSLDNKYWCNKYDRLNPQGFRNHLDKQIQHLADNGMVIALGMGWFGDQSFAGQKGMELFAKYMVARYAAYPVVWFTAQEVDINNRYNNPEVWKSVALLIRRYDGYKHPLSGHMQSLGEPKTWGNEPWHDWFATQGGHGGTSKIRTKEHYKSYWDYFPRKPYIETEAMYEGVDAGGAKATAKDVRIAAYKAIQCGSYGYTYGAAGVWRNKWDASKEDAYDHRTPWYVGIDLPGGRELGFLKGFYTSLDWSRLIPRFSDTSWGEFKNGEQAVVSTNASKVYTVYFYNIGKDTGVLKNMDSGKVYTAEWFNPRTGKYTIINDGIKPETGRYNIPQKPDNEDWMLLVRQM; the protein is encoded by the coding sequence GTGAAAAAAGCATTTTTGTCAAAACTGATTTTCAGGCTTGTAATGTCCGCATTACTTATAATGTGTATTTCCGGTATAAGTATGTTTCAGGTCCCGGTACTGGCAAATACAGCTAAAAAAGAAGCTGCTTCATCCATTACAATGGAAAGTGGCAACGGCTATGGAATTGTAAATAAAGTTATAAAGAACATTCAACAATGGCATGTGGCGGAAGTTACACTAAAAAGTGGAAAGAAGTATGGCAATCCGTTCAAAGATGTTGAGATTTATGCAGTTTTCAGTGCTCCTGATGAAACTATTATAGAACTGCCGGGTTTCTGGGATGGGGGGAACACTTGGAAGGTAAGGTTCGCACCCACTCAGACAGGTACATGGACTTATACTGTTTACTGTACGGACAAGAAGAATAAAGAGCTTGATAATCAAATGGGAAAGATTGAGTGCGTGAAGAACACCAGTACATTATCTATTTATAAACATGGTTTTATCAGAGCAAGTAATAACAGAAGATTATTTTCTTATAATGACGGAACACCTTTTTTCTGGCTTGGAGATACCCACTGGGGTATGACGGAGAGCCTTGATAAGACCAACTATCCGAGGGCCACTATTCCAAGTCAGTTCAAGCATATTGTAAATGACCGGATAAAAAAAGGATTTACTGTGTATCAGGCATATCCTTCATCACTCGATAATAAATACTGGTGCAATAAATATGACAGGCTTAACCCGCAGGGTTTTAGAAACCATCTTGATAAACAGATACAGCACCTTGCGGATAATGGGATGGTGATAGCTCTGGGAATGGGTTGGTTTGGGGACCAGAGTTTTGCAGGACAGAAGGGCATGGAGCTGTTCGCAAAGTATATGGTAGCCAGGTATGCCGCATATCCGGTAGTGTGGTTTACGGCACAGGAAGTAGATATTAATAACAGGTATAATAACCCGGAAGTATGGAAAAGCGTTGCTTTGCTCATAAGAAGGTATGACGGCTACAAACATCCTCTTTCAGGACACATGCAGAGCCTGGGAGAACCGAAAACCTGGGGGAATGAACCATGGCATGATTGGTTTGCCACTCAGGGTGGTCATGGGGGAACAAGTAAAATCAGAACTAAGGAACATTACAAATCCTACTGGGATTATTTTCCCAGGAAGCCATATATAGAAACCGAAGCTATGTATGAAGGAGTAGATGCAGGAGGAGCGAAAGCCACGGCTAAGGATGTCAGAATTGCAGCGTATAAGGCTATTCAATGTGGAAGCTATGGATATACCTATGGTGCTGCAGGTGTTTGGCGGAACAAGTGGGATGCTTCAAAAGAGGACGCATATGACCACAGGACACCCTGGTATGTCGGTATAGATTTGCCGGGAGGAAGGGAGCTCGGGTTTTTAAAGGGGTTTTATACATCTCTTGACTGGTCAAGGCTTATCCCCAGGTTCAGTGACACCTCATGGGGGGAATTCAAAAACGGTGAACAGGCTGTTGTTTCTACAAATGCTTCAAAGGTGTATACGGTATATTTCTACAACATCGGGAAAGATACGGGTGTTTTGAAGAACATGGACTCCGGCAAGGTGTATACTGCAGAATGGTTCAATCCGAGAACGGGTAAGTATACGATAATAAACGATGGTATAAAGCCGGAAACTGGAAGATACAATATTCCTCAAAAACCTGACAACGAAGACTGGATGCTGCTCGTGAGGCAGATGTGA
- a CDS encoding serine acetyltransferase produces the protein MKRLWAKINIIRTIPAMIALCISSEKELIRKDILRWAVAYEKENENLSVWGYLSWFLLYEPQFRNLFYHRLKRGNFLLPVLIKIFYPPMKYLYIYTDSGSIGPGLVIYHGFDTIINAKSIGENCTVYHQVTIGRTTGCPILEDNVQVAAAGIVVGPITIGRNSIIGCNATVTKNVPENCTVVGNPAYIIKRNGIKEKVKL, from the coding sequence TTGAAAAGGCTGTGGGCAAAAATTAATATCATAAGAACGATTCCGGCTATGATTGCTTTATGCATTTCCAGCGAGAAAGAACTGATCAGGAAAGATATTCTCCGCTGGGCGGTTGCTTATGAAAAGGAAAATGAAAACCTGTCTGTATGGGGTTATCTAAGCTGGTTCCTGCTTTATGAACCTCAATTCAGAAACCTGTTTTATCACAGGCTGAAAAGAGGAAATTTCTTGCTGCCTGTTCTGATTAAGATATTCTATCCTCCCATGAAATATCTATATATCTATACAGATTCCGGTTCGATAGGCCCCGGTCTGGTCATATACCACGGATTTGATACCATAATCAATGCCAAGAGCATCGGTGAAAACTGCACGGTATACCATCAGGTAACTATCGGACGTACTACAGGCTGCCCTATACTTGAAGATAATGTACAGGTTGCAGCGGCAGGCATTGTTGTAGGACCTATAACCATTGGAAGAAATTCTATAATAGGCTGTAACGCAACTGTAACAAAGAATGTACCGGAAAACTGTACTGTTGTAGGCAATCCTGCATATATTATCAAAAGAAACGGTATAAAGGAAAAAGTTAAGTTGTAA